One window of the Thermasporomyces composti genome contains the following:
- a CDS encoding sulfite exporter TauE/SafE family protein — translation MSEALTSLDPHVVLVTGIAVLVGAVVQGAAGFGVSLVAVPVLTLLDPSLMPGALLVVGTLLPLFTLAREGAHIDWPKARLSLAGRLVGTAAGVWVISELSPRALTAGIGLLVLLGVALSLRDLTVPVTGRSLFGAGAMTGITGTASSISGPVIGLVLQRMPGPTMRATLAVFFCAGAFMSLVGLAVGGQLTARQVACGLALLPFLVVGYLLSNPLRRYLDQGWTRAAVLVVSTCSALVVLVKAALWS, via the coding sequence TTGAGCGAGGCGCTGACGAGCCTCGACCCGCATGTCGTCCTCGTCACCGGCATCGCCGTCCTCGTCGGGGCGGTTGTGCAAGGTGCCGCGGGATTCGGCGTGTCGCTGGTCGCCGTGCCCGTCCTGACGCTGCTCGACCCGAGCCTCATGCCGGGTGCGCTTCTCGTCGTGGGCACCCTGCTTCCACTGTTCACGCTCGCCCGCGAGGGAGCGCACATCGACTGGCCGAAGGCCCGGCTGAGCCTGGCGGGACGACTCGTGGGCACGGCGGCCGGGGTCTGGGTCATCTCCGAGCTCTCGCCTCGGGCCCTCACCGCGGGCATCGGCCTTCTCGTCCTGCTCGGGGTGGCGCTGTCCTTGCGCGACCTCACCGTGCCGGTGACTGGTCGCTCGCTGTTCGGCGCTGGGGCGATGACGGGCATCACGGGGACGGCGAGCTCGATCAGCGGGCCGGTCATCGGGTTGGTGCTGCAACGGATGCCAGGGCCGACGATGCGCGCGACGCTCGCGGTGTTCTTCTGCGCCGGCGCCTTCATGTCGCTGGTCGGCCTGGCGGTGGGCGGACAGCTCACCGCTAGGCAGGTCGCGTGCGGGCTGGCGCTGCTGCCGTTCCTCGTGGTGGGCTACCTGCTGTCGAACCCACTGCGGCGCTACCTAGACCAGGGCTGGACTCGCGCCGCGGTGCTGGTGGTGTCGACCTGCTCAGCTCTTGTCGTCCTTGTCAAGGCCGCTCTGTGGTCCTAG